CCTCGCACGCCAGCGTCACCAGTCCACCGGCGACGACCGCGGCGAGCACGACGGCGCCCGCCCGGGGGCTCGCGACCGCGGCGGCCAGCAGGCCTCCGGCGGCTCCGAGCGCCGCGATCCCGGCCACGCGGACGACCCCGCGCCGGAACGTGCGCGGCACCGGCCCCCAGACCATCGAGATGACGACCACGAGGGCGAACCCGGCGGCGACGGCGAGGAGGCTGGTGGTCGTGGCCGCGGGCACGGCGCCGGAGAGCCGGTCGCCCCGCTCCACCACGACGCTGCGGTCGCGGGCGTCGGCGACGGACCGCGCCTGCTCCACGAGCGCCCGGTCACGCGCGGGTGAGTGGTCGTCGGAGAGGAGCAGGCGGTCCTGCGTGCCGGCGAGGTCGATGACGAGCACGCCGACCACCTCGCCGTCCGCGAGGCGCGCCCGGGCCCGGTCGAGGTCGTCGGTGCCGCCGACGGCCAGCTCCTCGCCGGGCAGCGCGTCGAGCTCGGCGGCGACCGCAGCCGTGACGACGTCCGGCCCCACGAGCACGACCGGCGCCTGCTGGAGCCGGTCGTCGCTGGCGGCGCCGGCGGCCAGCGTCCACGCGCCGGCGACCACGAGCAGGGCGAGGCCCAGCAGGAGCCCCGCGCGCCGCTGCCGCGACTCCTCCCGGCTCCGTCGCGTCGTCACGGCGCGATCACATCACGGCACTCACCAGGGGGAGGGGAGGCCCCGCTGTCCCGCGCGGTCGACCACGGCGCCGCCGTGCCCGGTGGTGAGGTGGTCGAGGTGGTGGGCGCACTCGGCCGCGAGGGCGAGGACCAGCGCCGGGGGCGCGCCGTCCGTGCCGTCTGCGCCGTCCGCGTCGTCTGCGCCGTCCGCGTCGTCCGCCGGCTCGGGGACGACGGCGTGGACGATGCCGTCGGCCAGGAGGTCGGCCGCGCGCACGCGCTGCTGCTCCGCGAGCTCCGCGGCCCGGTCGGGCGTGCCGTGGACGATGACGCTGGCCCCCTCGGGGGGCAGCGGCGACAGCCACGCGTGCTCGGCGGCGACGACGACGTCCGCGGGCAGCAGCGCGAGGGCGCCTCCGCCGCAGCCCTGGCCCATCAGCAGGGAGATGGTCGGCACGGTCATCGTCGTCATGGTGGCGATGCAGCGCGCGATCTCGCCGGCGATCGAGCCCTCCTCGGCCTCCTGCGACAGCTCGGCGCCCGGGGTGTCGATGACGGTCACGAGCGGGAGCCGGAGCTCCTCGGCGAGCCGCATCGCGCGTCGGGCCTCACGCAGCGCGCCCGGCCCCATGGGGCTCGCCGGCGTCTGTCGCGCACGGTCCTGGCCGACGAGCACGCACGGCTGCCCGTCGAGGCGGGTGAGCGCGATGAGGATCGAGCCGTCGTGCTCGCCCTGCTCCGTGCCCCGGAGCCGCACGGTGCCCTCGGCCGCATGCCGAAGCAGGTCCCGCACCCCCGGACGGCCCGCGGCGCGGGTGCGCTGGATCGACTCCCAGGCCGGCAGCGGCGCCGCGGGGGCGCCATCGGCGGTACGGCGCGGCAACCGCGGTGGGCGCGGCTCGTCGAGGAGCACGCCCAGGGCCAGGTCGACCAGGCCCCGCAGCTCGTCGGCGGTGGCGACGGCGTCGATGATGCCGTGCGCGGCCAGGTTCTCGGCGGTCTGCACGCCCGGGGGGAAGGCGCGGCCGTTGAGGGCCTCGTACACCTTCGGGCCGAGGAAGCCGACGAGGGCGCCGGGCTCGGCCACGGTCACGTGGGCCAGCGATCCCCACGAGGCGAGCACGCCGCCGGTGGTGGGGTGCCGGAGGTAGGCGAGGTAGGGGAGCCCCGCGGCCCGGTGGGCCATGACGGCGCGGGTGATGTCGACCATGCCGACGAACGCGGGGGTGCCCTCCTGCATCCGCGTGCCGCCCGACGAGGTGCTGGCGAGGAGGGGCAGGCCCTCGTCGGTCGCCCGGCGCACCGCCGCCACGATGCGGGCCGCCGTGGCGGCGCCGATCGATCCCGCGAGGAAGCGGAA
This Nocardioides alkalitolerans DNA region includes the following protein-coding sequences:
- a CDS encoding carboxyl transferase domain-containing protein, with amino-acid sequence MTTAVQEPAPRARRLGAPELVAAVLDPGTFESWDRPVDTSHLAPDYRGQLAAASERSGLDEAVVTGRGEVGGRPVAVVVNDFRFLAGSIGAATAARIVAAVRRATDEGLPLLASTSSGGTRMQEGTPAFVGMVDITRAVMAHRAAGLPYLAYLRHPTTGGVLASWGSLAHVTVAEPGALVGFLGPKVYEALNGRAFPPGVQTAENLAAHGIIDAVATADELRGLVDLALGVLLDEPRPPRLPRRTADGAPAAPLPAWESIQRTRAAGRPGVRDLLRHAAEGTVRLRGTEQGEHDGSILIALTRLDGQPCVLVGQDRARQTPASPMGPGALREARRAMRLAEELRLPLVTVIDTPGAELSQEAEEGSIAGEIARCIATMTTMTVPTISLLMGQGCGGGALALLPADVVVAAEHAWLSPLPPEGASVIVHGTPDRAAELAEQQRVRAADLLADGIVHAVVPEPADDADGADDADGADGTDGAPPALVLALAAECAHHLDHLTTGHGGAVVDRAGQRGLPSPW